The genomic stretch TGCGAGAAGAAGTGCCGGTATCCCTCGCAGAGATAGTTGAGGCCCGGCTCTCCGTCCGGAGTGGAGATGAAGCGCTCACGTGGACACCCGCCGTTGCACGCGAAGCGCACGGGGCACTCGCGACAGTACCGGGGCAGCGTGTCCTGCTTGTCCTGTCCGAACTTGCGCTGTCGCGGAGAGGAGACCAGCTCCCCCATCGGCGTGTCGGCGATGTTGCCCAGCAGGTAGTCAGGCTCCACGTAGTGGTCGCACGAGTACAAGTCACCATTGTGCTCGAGCGCGAGCGCGCTCCCACACGTCGGCGAGAAGATGCACAGGCTGTACTGCCCCACGTGCGCGCCCAGCGCCGAGTCGAACATCTGGACGAAGACACGCCCCACGTCTCGGCGCACCCACTCATCGAAGATGGCGACGAGGAAGCGCCCGAACTGGGCCGCCCCCACGGAGCGCTCGGTGACCTGGTTCCCCGCCTGCGTGTAGAGCGGACGTTCCTCGCCGGGTCCCGCGCCCCAGCCTTGGTTGGCCAAGGGCCGCAGCTCCGGCGTGACGCGCTCGACGATGGGGATGAATTGGATGAAGGACGCCCCCAGCTCGTCTCGGAAGAAGCGATAGACCTCCAGCGGGTGGTCCGCGTTGGCCGCGTGGACGGTGCACAAGATGTTGTAGTCCACGCCGTGGTGCTTCAGGTGTGACAGGCCGCGCATCACCTGGTCGAAGGAGCCACCGCCGCCCTTGTTGACGCGGAAGGTGTCATGCATCGCGCGCGGGCCATCCACGCTGAGGCCCACGAGGAACCGGTGCTCCTTGAGGAAGGCGCCCCACGCGTCATCCAGCCGCGTGCCGTTGGTCTGCAGGGAGTAGCGCACGCGCTGCTCGGGGCGTCGGTACTTCTCCACGAGCTGCACGGCGCGCTGGAAGAACTCCAACCCCATCAAGGTGGGCTCACCGCCCTGCCACGCGACCTCCACCTCGGGGCCAGGCTGGCTCGCGAGCAACTGCTGGACGTAGCGCTCCAGCGTGTCGTCGGACATGCGGAACGTGCTGTTCGGATAGAGCTTCTCCTTGGAGAGAAAGAAACAGTATTTGCAGTCCAGGTTGCAGATGGCGCCGGTGGGCTTGGCCAGCAGGTGAAAGGACGTCGCGTCGG from Myxococcaceae bacterium JPH2 encodes the following:
- a CDS encoding anaerobic sulfatase maturase, which translates into the protein MPPDATSFHLLAKPTGAICNLDCKYCFFLSKEKLYPNSTFRMSDDTLERYVQQLLASQPGPEVEVAWQGGEPTLMGLEFFQRAVQLVEKYRRPEQRVRYSLQTNGTRLDDAWGAFLKEHRFLVGLSVDGPRAMHDTFRVNKGGGGSFDQVMRGLSHLKHHGVDYNILCTVHAANADHPLEVYRFFRDELGASFIQFIPIVERVTPELRPLANQGWGAGPGEERPLYTQAGNQVTERSVGAAQFGRFLVAIFDEWVRRDVGRVFVQMFDSALGAHVGQYSLCIFSPTCGSALALEHNGDLYSCDHYVEPDYLLGNIADTPMGELVSSPRQRKFGQDKQDTLPRYCRECPVRFACNGGCPRERFISTPDGEPGLNYLCEGYRHFFSHVDPAMRTMAELLRRGRAPAEVMRLLAEAEAQHLREALTVAGRNDPCPCGSGLKHKRCHGAKGPTPPT